A genomic segment from Nicotiana sylvestris chromosome 1, ASM39365v2, whole genome shotgun sequence encodes:
- the LOC104242685 gene encoding MADS-box protein SOC1-like gives MVRGKTQMRRIENATSRQVTFSKRRNGLLKKAFELSVLCDAEVGLVIFSPRGKLYEFASSSMQEIIERYKRHTKDKVQPENQVGEQNLQHMQHAAASLMEKIELLEESKRKLLGEGLQSCSLVELQQIEKQLERSVSTIRARKIQVFKEQIERLKEKEKILASENAILREKFGGLQQRQGSSGEKEGEALCTESSEKSDVETELFIGPPECRIRRPLQN, from the exons ATGGTGAGAGGAAAAACTCAGATGAGGCGTATAGAAAACGCAACAAGCAGGCAAGTTACTTTCTCTAAACGCAGAAATGGTTTGCTAAAGAAAGCATTTGAGCTTTCAGTACTATGTGATGCGGAGGTTGGATTAGTTATATTTTCTCCAAGAGGAAAGCTCTATGAATTTGCCAGCTCTAG CATGCAGGAGATAATAGAGCGATATAAGAGGCATACTAAAGACAAAGTTCAACCTGAAAACCAAGTTGGGGAACAGAATCTGCAG CATATGCAGCATGCGGCAGCAAGTTTGATGGAGAAGATAGAGCTTCTTGAAGAATCTAAAAG GAAACTCTTAGGAGAAGGTCTGCAGTCCTGTTCCCTTGTAGAACTACAACAGATAGAAAAACAGTTGGAGCGGAGTGTCAGTACCATCCGAGCACGAAAG ATTCAAGTTTTTAAGGAACAAATTGAACGACTAAAAGAAAAG GAGAAAATCCTTGCTTCTGAAAATGCAATACTGAGGGAGAAg TTTGGTGGCCTTCAACAGAGACAAGGCTCAAGTGGAGAAAAGGAAGGTGAAGCTCTTTGTACAGAGAGTAGTGAAAAATCAGATGTGGAGACTGAATTGTTCATCGGACCACCCGAGTGCAGAATAAGGCGTCCCTTACAGAATTAA